ATCTCATCAGCGAGTCCGGAACCATCCGGACAGGCGCGCGAAAGCATCAATGCACCAACAAGCTGCGCAATGTTATTTATCAACTCTGCCCGCGTGATATTTTGGGATTCCAGGATGGCAATCTGTCGTTCAATCCCGGCCGCAAATGTCTCGCGGATTGATTCAGACTGCCGGGCTGCATCGGTACCCAGAGCCGACATCACGCACCCCTTTCCCATGTCATCGCGATGCTGACGGGAAAGGTAGTATTCAATAAACGCTTCCCGACTTACCCCTTCTGTTTTTTCTGCCGACTGCGTGAAACCACAGTTCATCGCCTCAGCTAACAAATCCGCTTTCGACCCAAAATGCTTGTAGAAACCGCCATGTGTTAACCCGGCAGCTGACATCAGTTCAGCGACGCCTACCCCATCGTAACCACGCTCACGAAAAAGCTCTGACGCCGTTTCAACGATCCGCAACCGGTTTTCGCGAACCTGCTCTTTAGACACTTTCATATTTTTTCCTCCTGAAACAGAACTCAAGCATACATTGATGATGACCATAATCAAACCAGTTGACTTTAATGATTATGATCATCATCATTAAATCAGTTATTCCTCCGAACCCTATTACAAGAGCGTACTCAGAATGAGCCAAAAACGTGTAGCACTGGTGACCGGCGCCTCTTCTGGCATTGGTGAAGCCTCTGCGAACAAACTTTTAGCAGCGGGTTATAAAGTGTATGGCACCAGCCGTCGTGGCCCACAGGCGAATAAACAGCCCTTTCCATTACTCACTCTTGATGTGACTGACGACGCTTCGGTAAAGGCTGCTATTAACGAATTGATGCAGCTTGAGGGTCGAATAGACCTGCTGGTGAACAACGCAGGCTTTGGCGTCGCTCCGGCAGCGGCGGAAGAGAGTTCTGTCGAACAGGCGCAGCATATCTTCGACACAAACTTTATGGGTATCGTCAGGCTGACACGCGCCGTACTGCCTTACATGCGTAGCCAGGGCAGCGGGCGCATCATCAATATCGGTTCCATTCTGGGGGTTGTGCCTCTGCCCTATGTCGCACTCTATTCGGCTAGTAAACATGCGGTCGAGGGGTATATAGGCGCACTTGACCATGAACTGCGCACTCAAGGCATTAGGGTTTCTGTCATTGAGCCGGCCTACATAAAAACGCAGTTTGAAGTCCACAATATCGAACCGGATGCGAAGCTTGAAGAGTATGAACTCATCCGGGCTAAGTTGAAGAAAGTGGTCGGTAAGGCTATGGCTGAAGCGGAAAGTCCGGATGTCGTGGCTGCGGTGGTGCTTAAAGCGGCCCAGTCCTCACGGCCAAAAATACGCTACACGGCGGGAACGCTCGCAGCAAAACTGAATTTCGTCCTCCGCTTTGCGCCTGCAACCCTGCTGGATAAGGTCGTGCGGAACAGCCTTCAACTCGATACGAGAGTCTGAAAATGAATTTTTTGGGACGGGCTACGGTGTGGGTGTTATTGCACAGGATGAATAAATGAAAACCAGGATGATGAAAGCCTTTACGTTTAAACGCTACGGAAAATCACCTGAGCTGGGATTTGATAATGTGGATTACCCTTGCCCCGGTCCTAATGAAATCCTGGTGAAAGTTTATGCTGTGGGCCTGAATCCCATAGACAACATGATCCCTACAGGAATATTCAAACCGGTTTTACAGTTTAAACTTCCAGCGACTCTGGGCAGTGATCTGGCGGGTGTGGTTATTGCAACAGGAAGTCGGGTAACGCATTTTAGTCCGGGTGATGAAGTGTTCGCCAGCATTTTCGACAGGGGCAACGGCTCACTGGCCGAGTTTGCCCTGGTCCCTGAAAGTCTCGCGGCCATCAAACCTGAAAATCTGGATTTCATTCAGGCTGCTTCGCTCCCGATGGTCTGCCTCACCGCCTGGCAGGGTTTCACAGAGAGAGCCCGTCTGCGGCCAGGGCAGAGGGTGTTCATTCCGGCAGGTTCGGGAGGAATTGGCAGCTTTGCGATTCAGCTGGCGAAATATCTTGGCGCAAAGGTCGCGACGACGACCAGTTCAGCTAATGTGGAGTGGGTCAGTCAGCTGGGCGCAGATCAAGTCGTTGACTATAAAAAGCAGGAATTCGAAAACGTGCTGAGGGGCTTTGATCTTGTCCTCGGCACGCTTCGGGGTGATTCGATTGAGAAATCTATGAACATCCTCAAGCCAGGCGGAAAAATAGTCTCTCTGATCGGGCCTTTAGACGTTAATTTTGCGCGTACCAGACAACTCAATATCGTCCTGCGGATGATATTTGGCCTGATGAGCCGCAGGATTTTGCGACTGTCAAAAAAGCGCGGTCTGGATTATTCCTTTCTTTTTGTTCGTCCTGATGGCAACCAGCTGGGCCAGATGAGCAATTTAATTGAAGCTGCAAAAATCAGGCCAGTGATCGACCGTGTGTTCCCTTTTGCAGAAACTCAGGATGCTCTTAACTGGCTTCAACAGGGACATGCAAAGGGTAAGGTCGTGATTAAAATTCATCATGAATAACAACCAGGATTTACATCAGAAGCGGAAATAATCATCAGCGCCTGGCGATAACGTCTGAAATCCGGATGCCGGGCCTTCTCACTCAGTACCTGCTCTCCATGTTTCACTTTCCTCATGTGCTCTGTGCTAATGTTGACGAAAAACAGGTTCCGCTCTGAGGATTGCACCATGTCTTTCTTTTATCAGCTCTCTGCCACCAGCCTGCAAGGCCAGCCACTCCCGATGGCCGATTATGCTGGCAAGGTGGTTCTGGTAGTGAACACCGCCAGTCACTGTGGATTTACACCACAATATGCCGGGCTTGAAACACTCTACAAAAAGTATGCTGCCCGGGGCCTGGTGATACTGGGTTTTCCCTGCAACCAGTTCGGTAAGCAGGAACCGGGAAATGCCGACGAGATCGCGCAGACATGCCATATCAACTACGGCGTGAGTTTTCCTGTGTCTGAAAAAGTGGACGTTAACGGTACCGCAACGCACCCGATTTTCCGTTACCTGAAAGAAGAGTTACCCGGCGTGCTGGGTGTCCGTATTAAATGGAACTTCACCAAGTTCCTGATTGGGCGCGATGGCAAACCCATCAAACGATTTGCACCGACAACGACGCCCGGGAAAATGGAAGCTGCCATTCTGGCTGCCCTTTCAGCGGGTAACAATGGGAATTAGCCCTCTACGAAGAAGATGAAATTAACGATGTTCTGAGCCCGACATTTATTATTCTTCGTGCCCTTATCAATCGGGATGTTACCTGCCGATATCAGCGAATACTCAGCCTGTATTTGCTTCGTAACCTGATACCTGCAAAAGCCTCAATGGGCAAATT
This DNA window, taken from Pantoea vagans, encodes the following:
- a CDS encoding TetR/AcrR family transcriptional regulator gives rise to the protein MKVSKEQVRENRLRIVETASELFRERGYDGVGVAELMSAAGLTHGGFYKHFGSKADLLAEAMNCGFTQSAEKTEGVSREAFIEYYLSRQHRDDMGKGCVMSALGTDAARQSESIRETFAAGIERQIAILESQNITRAELINNIAQLVGALMLSRACPDGSGLADEILEVCRARLLRPDACED
- a CDS encoding oxidoreductase, which translates into the protein MSQKRVALVTGASSGIGEASANKLLAAGYKVYGTSRRGPQANKQPFPLLTLDVTDDASVKAAINELMQLEGRIDLLVNNAGFGVAPAAAEESSVEQAQHIFDTNFMGIVRLTRAVLPYMRSQGSGRIINIGSILGVVPLPYVALYSASKHAVEGYIGALDHELRTQGIRVSVIEPAYIKTQFEVHNIEPDAKLEEYELIRAKLKKVVGKAMAEAESPDVVAAVVLKAAQSSRPKIRYTAGTLAAKLNFVLRFAPATLLDKVVRNSLQLDTRV
- a CDS encoding NADP-dependent oxidoreductase; amino-acid sequence: MKTRMMKAFTFKRYGKSPELGFDNVDYPCPGPNEILVKVYAVGLNPIDNMIPTGIFKPVLQFKLPATLGSDLAGVVIATGSRVTHFSPGDEVFASIFDRGNGSLAEFALVPESLAAIKPENLDFIQAASLPMVCLTAWQGFTERARLRPGQRVFIPAGSGGIGSFAIQLAKYLGAKVATTTSSANVEWVSQLGADQVVDYKKQEFENVLRGFDLVLGTLRGDSIEKSMNILKPGGKIVSLIGPLDVNFARTRQLNIVLRMIFGLMSRRILRLSKKRGLDYSFLFVRPDGNQLGQMSNLIEAAKIRPVIDRVFPFAETQDALNWLQQGHAKGKVVIKIHHE
- a CDS encoding glutathione peroxidase; this translates as MSFFYQLSATSLQGQPLPMADYAGKVVLVVNTASHCGFTPQYAGLETLYKKYAARGLVILGFPCNQFGKQEPGNADEIAQTCHINYGVSFPVSEKVDVNGTATHPIFRYLKEELPGVLGVRIKWNFTKFLIGRDGKPIKRFAPTTTPGKMEAAILAALSAGNNGN